GATGTTGTTACTTGTTTGCcttttcttcctcttcctcttcctcttccgtCTCCAATTTCCACTACCAGGCCAGGAATTCAATTTAAGTGTCTTAATCCGCGTATTTGGTTTTAATTAGGTTTAGATGTTAGACCTGTTCATCGAGTAAGTCGGTTCAGGTTTGGATTAAATCGGATCACTAACGTTGTTCTTTTAAGGATATAACCTTTTGTTGTTTGGATTAAGTGGCTCTTTTatcacaaaaatagtatttataAAAAGTTCGACTaataattttgttttcaaaTACTTGTAAATGAGAATCAAATGGTTAGATTTCTAGAACAACTTTTAGCTAAAGAGCCGGAAAAGATTTAGTGGGATTGCTATCACGTCCATATGCAATGTGTTATTGAACATCATAGACAACTAGCTTAATTGATAAAATCGAATATGACCGAGTATTCGAGCGAGTAATTTTTTGTTAGTAAAGTTTATAGAacttataattatttttttgcctatgtcaaaaaaaagaatatatataaatatatatatatatatatatatatatatatatatatatatatatatatatatatatatatatatatatatatatataattaatttttacaTCATTTTCTTTTGTAGGTCGCTGGATTTGTATTCTACACCTTTTTTATTTTGCGTATATACCAATTCAAGGGAGCTTCACGTACACTAGTGTATGGTACATGATTTGATTTGTACGTACCATGAATAATCTCGTAGGTCGTTGGTTTCGatgaatcaaaattaaaatctttaAGTTATGTAATTAGGAGATGAATGATTACTCAATAATTATTTATGCATTAAATGTATCCTCTTTTGTGAAGGAACTGAGGAATTCCTATTATTGTACTCCCGTACTTCATCTGTGCCATTATTGAAAATGAAATCATCCTATAATAATAAAACATATAGATTtataatgtgtccctcatatttCGCTATCccaaactttattttttgtACGAAGTAGTCCCACACAATTTACATTGTAACAATAATGAATCAACGTTTATTAGTGTCTATGACGTTTAAGAAAAACGAACTAATAAGGTCTTGGCCTTTTGGTTAAAATTGAAGGTTTGTGTACAATACGTCTCAGGTTCGATTTCCCGTTCCCAATTTATAGCTTAATTATATTATGCTCGTGGCTCATTCGCAGAACAAAAAAACGAGAAAAATGACCATACAGAACTGGGACATTCACATGTAAACCCATGACCTACCTACATATTTTCGTATTTTGAGAATGGGTGGGGGTGGGGAgggggaggaggaggaggatcaGGAAATCCATTCCTATGAACCGCGTGCATCTATTCGAAATAGACCCATGACCTTAAAATCATAATGAGAAATCCTTACTAACTacttacttcctccgtccctaaaAGTTTGCACTATTGTGATTTTTTAGGTCAaactttaaaaactttgaccgtgaaTTCTCATTAGCTcacaaataataatatagtcacgtggagtcttgttagatttgtttcaattaaatatcaactttataCGCGTGTATAATTAAATTAGAGATGTTTACATCTTAAGTCGTGtcttaaaaaccttaaaaaaataaatatagcAATTTTTTAGGGACAGATGACTTATCATTTGCTAGAAACCATTTCTATAAAGGGAGAAATGGTATGTGGATTAGCTAGAGGATTAATTAATTGGCAGCTTCTTTAAGCTGTAATCATTTCCTTTGCTTAATTGGAAACATATTGCATTATGATTTGGCTAATCCATAAATCACTCTGTAACACGTACTGTTCTCATTCTATACCTGAAACACGAAAATAACACTACAAAAATTAAATTGTacaattaacgacgggaaatcccttcgcaaaaaatcaataatagttgattaatgacgggatttcctgtcgcgaaccagTCATAAAAGGGGCCCATCATTAAtgaaaaatctcgtcgttaacccgtcgtaaaagaaatttgcgacggttatttccGTCTTTGTTTTATGTTagtcccgtcgcgaaaggcttTTACGACGAGATTTTTAACCCGTCATAATTATGTTgccgttaaagatacaaattcttttaGTGTAAAATTTGGCACACCTCATTTGAGAAGAGCATAATTTCATGTGCTCTCACAACGATATGTTCAAATTACTCCCCCGAAACACCCATCATCCATGCATACATATTTTGAGATAGGACGGAAAAAAAAAGAACCTTTTTCAATATATAGCAAAAGCATAACCTAAAAAGTGAGAAATTTCCTAAAAATTTACCAATGTAGCGGGTTAGACTTTATTATGCAAATTATACAAATCCAAAAGACAATAATCAATTCATGTGAAAAATAGGAGGATACTTGCAAAGCAAGAATTCCTCAAAATCAACtcttttatttaatttcttttttggtttattttttttttgtgtgtgttgttgcCTTGTTGACAGGCCAGTGGGTGCACCAAACACCATCTTTAGAAGAGTTGAACATCATAGTAGTAAAAAAGATCCTTAAGCTGACATTTTCTTGGCTGATTTAATTACACTCAACCTAATCTGCCAACCTCAAAACCACCTTCCTCTCTATCTATTCTCCTCACTATATATATAGTATATATACAATCCCACCCCCCTTACTTCTCCTCTTATCTCACGCTTCCCCATTTCTTCTCAACCTACATTCTTACAGTTGAGAAACCAACCTCATTTCATTAACGACGACACGTACCATACCGCGACAGCTAGAGTTAAGCCAACATGAATTTCACTCCTAGCAAGAACCAAACAACTATGGTTTCCTACATGCTAGGACTTGTGTTTTTTGTCACTTTCGCGTTCTCTTTGGCTTCTGCCAATGTTCAATACCATGACTTTGTTGTAAGTTTGAAGCTAATATAtcatccttattttcaaaaagttcgaagagtttataaattataagttgCATGGTTAAATGTATGTGTAGGTACAAGCAACACCAGTGAAGAGGCTGTGCAATACTTTGAACGCTATTACAGTAAATGGGCAGTACCCTGGACCGACGTTGGAGGTTTACGAGGGTGACACACTTGTTGTCAATGTTGTTAACAGAGCTAAATACAACGTTACCATTCACTGGTAAAAATACACATACTACGTACATGCAAATATGCATAAAAGAACATATCATATAGTATAGTTTCCTATTCAGTAGGgtcccttcttcttacctattaaaaaaatGTTATTTATCTGTGTTGTTTTCCTAGGCACGGAGTGCGACAGATGAGGACAGGGTGGGCGGATGGGCCAGAGTTTGTGACACAATGCCCTATCCGGCCCGGAGGAAGCTACACGTACCGGTTCACAATCAGAGGACAAGAAGGGACTCTATGGTGGCATGCTCATAGCTCATGGCTAAGGGCTACTGTCTATGGAGCTATAATTATTCGTCCTAGGGAAGGAACTCCTTACCCTTTCCCTAAGCCTAACCGCGAAACACCAGTTATTCTTGGTAATTAAAGACGACCTTGTTATAAAAAAATTCTTACAAATTTTGAACATTATGGTACGTAAAAATAAAGTACATGTAGTAATTAATAGAATGAGTTTGTTGTTGATCTTAATGATAAAACAGGTGAGTGGTGGAACCGTGATCCCGTTTCTGTGATTAGGCAAGCCACTAGGACCGGAGCTGCCCCGAACGTATCCGATGCCTACACCATCAACGGCCAACCCGGTGATCTCTACAACTGTTCTAGGAAAGGTTTGTATTATCACTACTATGTTTCGGAAAAGACGCATCATTTCTAAAGCTAGTACAGTAGTACGGAGTATTAAGTTTTCCAAAACCACTTTAATTTCAGGAGGGAAGACTGTCTATTATTTGTGCTTTAATCAAATCAATCTTTTCTTCAAGTAATTCTCACAAGTCAAAACTTTAAAATAGATTATTATGAAGAAAGTCCTTGATAAGAAAAGGTCAACTTTTTTTATGGTTCTTTTGATCAACCAAAAAggcaaaaaaaagaacattatttCCTCTGATTTTCCCCTGTTTCTTCAACAATCAACTAACCACATCTCAACCATCCACAGACACTGTTGTCGTCCCCATCGACATAGGCGAGACACATCTCCTACGAGTGATCAACGCGGCCTTAAACCAAGAGCTCTTCTTCTCAGTCGCGAACCATCCCTTTACCGTTGTAGGAGCCGATGCAGGCTACCTCAAGCCTTTCACAACCAATGTTATAATGCTTGGTCCAGGCCAAACTACAGACGTCCTAATCTCCGGAAACCAAGCACCAGGACGGTACTACATCGCTGCAAAACCTTACCAAAGCGCTCAAGGAGTTGCCTTTGACAACACCACCGCTACTGCCATTCTTGAGTACAAGTCACTAGCTTGTCCTCCTAAGGGAGTAGCCAAGCCTAACCCTGTGTTCCCACCCCTCCCGGCCTTCAACAGCACCGCTACTGTCACCGCCTTCACGAACAAGCTCCGTAGTCCAAGGAAGGTTCCAGTTCCCCTTGACATCGATGAGAATCTCTTCTTCACAGTGGGCCTAGGCCTTAACCAATGCCCACCAGGGTTTAGCAGTAGCCGATGTCAAGGCCCGAACGGGACTAGGTTTGCTGCTAGCATGAACAATGTCTCTTTTGTCCTTCCCTCAAACTGGTCCCTCTTGCAAGCTCACAAGCTTGGCATCCCAGGGGTGTTCACCACCGACTTCCCGGCCCAACCTCCATTGAAGTTCGACTACACCGGGAATGTAAGCCGTGCACTTTGGCAGCCTCAAACAGGCACTAAGCTCTACAAAATGAAGTATGGCTCTACAGTACAAATTGTGATCCAAGGTACCAACATAGTCACAGGGGAAAACCACCCTATGCACATTCATGGTTATGATTTCTACATCATTGCACAAGGATTTGGCAACTTCAATGCCAGAACTGATACCAAAAAGTTCAACCTTGTTGACCCTCCTATGAGGAACACTGTTGGTGTGCCTGTCAATGGATGGGCTGTCATCCGATTTGTCGCTGACAATCCAGGTACCTATTTTCTAGTTTCTGGTGtggtctgatctgatttttctgattttatctgacataataagcaataagaataaggtgagGAGAACAAAGCCGTAATAGTTGATCTTATAAAATGTGATCTGACTGTTGATTTGGTTTGGTTAACTGCAGGAGTATGGTTAATGCATTGTCATTTGGATGTACACATTACATGGGGACTAGCAATGGCTTTCGTAGTCGAAGATGGAGTCGGAGAGCTGGAGAGTATAGAGACTCCGCCTGCAGATCTGCCAATATGCTAATGACGATCACACAAACACAGTATAAatttgaaataacattcaagtATAAAGATGGACAGATTTTTATTCATTGTTATTACTATTCTTCATTATTCGGAAAGTCGTTCATTACTTCTATTTTGTTGTAATTTTTGtttcattgttgttgttttttgtaAAATTAGATAAGTCAGGAGGGTAAACGAGAAGAAGAACTGCAGTTGTCTACGCTGCAGAATCCATGGTAGAAGTTTAGCCTGACATATTTTGATGATTTATATTTTTGATCAGCTGTACTATAATTGAATTCAGTTACAAAGGAAATATTCAATTTTTGGAAATACATCATATTATGTTATACTCTCCTTGTTCTATTACTGAGATAAACACGTCAAACAAATTGATTTTGGAGCATTTTCGAGTTATGAGAATAGCTAGCTGTTAAAACATTGGGCCTGTTTGGTAACGGTCTTTTTTTTATATGCTCCTAGCTTGCATCGGAAAATAAAATGGCCAATATACATATTGGATAAGTGGCTTTTTTCTTTGCTAAAAAACAACTTTCCGCACAAACTCAAAAGCTAGTAAGAGTAGTTTTTTAGATTGGCCATTgacttttcattttagtaattaCGAAGTATTTATCTCTATTTTGTAGGAAAGAGCTAGTAGCCAACATCCAATTACCAAACATAATTTTAGAAAATATAGAGTCAAGCAGCCAACATAaaacagcgcgtctcctgtgggaccagtcacaccatcaacttgatggtgtgacgagcacgaaaccaatagcgtacctccctaaaactaaaaaaaaagtaacagatctaaactatagaagtaacatacctaaactaaaaaagtacctcctctaaaattatatataaaaaaagtaacatgtctaaactatagaagtaacataactaaactaaaaatgtacctcccctaaaactattccgtataaaaaaaaaagtaacatgtctaaactatagaagtaacacacctaaactaaaaaagtacctcatctaaaattatataaaaaaaaaagtaacatgtctaaactatagaaataacatacctaaactaaaaaaaatacatcctctaaaattattaaaaaacagtaatatgtctaaactatagaagtaacatacctaaactaagaaggtatctcccctaaaactactccgtataaaaaaaagtaacatgtataaactatagaagtaacatacctaaactaaaaaaagtacttcctctcaaattatataaaaaaaagtaacatgtctaaactatagaagtaacatacctaaactaagaaggtatctcccctaaaactactccttataaaaaaaaagtaacatgtataaactataaaagtaacatacctaaactaaaaaaaagtacctcctctaaaattataaaaaaaaaagtaacatgtctaaactatagaagtaacatacctaaattcggaagtgtgaactggtctcaccatcagttgatggtgaggacagtctcatataagaatttgtgaacatAAAAAGCTAACACAAATCGCCGGTCGAACAAGCCAAGTGAAAAAGCTACCGgccaattgccaaacagggccaTTGTCAGCATTTTGCAAAATATGTCAATTGAGTAAAATGCATGTAGTTTCTAACTTTCTATCAGGTATTGATGAATGGTTCAGtgaaattcaagttctacaaaACTGTTATGTTTATCTATTTTAAAGTATGTACATTTCCTACAAACATATTCTCAGTATGATCATTGAAGTTAATTTATCATAAATCAGTTTCAGACAAATCTTGATTTTCTATCTTCTCTACCAACATACCTGCAATGTTGCATGACCAAAACAGAGGAATTTCCCCAGTGATGTTCATTACTAACAAATATTTCCCCAATAAGGCCTAACTCCGGTTTCTCACACAGAACAGACAATTCTTCTTCATCTGCATTGGTCTCACTATGGCGTCTCCCTACCATAACAAGGTCATAATTGTTATCAAAAGACCTAACCACATCAAGTGCTTGTAACCAATCATCCACATAAATCTCTTGGAACACATGAGGACGAGTCCTGCTAGTAAACCTCGTCTTAAACAAATTCACCCGTGTTTTATCCAACGCCTTGTCATCCTTATCCACATGTCGAAATTCATTAACCACAATCCGTATCAATGTGATGCTAACACGAGGATGTTTAGACATACGCGTTGCATATGCCAACGTCTCCCTATCATCTTCTCCACCGAAGAAAATGACTGCAACACGGTAGGAGAATTCATCCTGGCTACTCTTCTGCTTATTAGCCTTATCCCTATGAACCAAAATTCCAATAGTACAACGCATTTGTAACTGAAGCTTACGATTAAGCTCACTTGAGGCGGTTTTAGCTAGTTCACTATGGCTCTTATAGTTAAAAGGGACGATAACAAGAGGAATCATTTTCTCCTGAGCTAGAAAACGCATACCTTCAGGTATGCTCTTAAACGGTGTGATCATAGTCAAGAGTTGAAGGCTAACACCCTTTGAGTTTTCACTAAAACTGTTTAAGGCACTTGTTATGCGAACACAACCATTGTAATCACATATCCTTTGGTGCTGACCGTGAACCATTAGGACAGGCGCTGCTTGACCAACAAGCTCGGTTAAATGTACCACGTAAACACTAACAGGGTCAGACTCGGTTGGATGTGTTGCATTGAGCAAGGTAATGATTCCAGCAACCTCCTCTTCACTGTCAATACATGCAAGGATCTGCAGCTGTAGTTTAGGAACCTCTAACTCTGCTAGGAATGATAAGTCTAATCCTTCAACAGAATTACATGATATTACTGGACGCTTCTTGTGCAAATAGTATGCCAGTGGTGTTACAAATGCTGTCACAGCCAAACTATTTAACACAAGGTGAGAAGCTTGGTTGCTGTACATTGTCTGCATCAAATCAGCGCGATTTTCAGAATACTGCAGCATTCAATTACTTACAGAATACAactaagaaaagaaaaaatcagAACTGTAATTAGTAGGTGTGAACACAATAGAGTAccctgtcaaaatttcaagaactggaacctgttgcaacaggttccgattcagggtactctgtcattttaaaaaatttaataaattatattaaattaTGGTTTGTGCTTTGATGGTTTTATAGTTTGTGCTTAAATtgtaattttatatttatatttttcagaAATTAGCTTGTATTCTTTCATATTTTGGGCATATGAGTCATTTTTATTGGTCCACAGTTCCCGATTTTAAGTACTCCATATTAGAATGGATGTGTACAGGGGATCTATCAGGGTATTCGTTCCAAAAATTGGAGAACTGGAACTTGTTGCAACATGTTCCCAATTTTGTTACTCGAaatcggaacctgttgcaacagcaGGTTCCCAATTTCGTTACTCAGAATTGGAACCTGCGAAACCAAATTTTCCTAACAGATTCCGGGTTCCGATTCAGGATACCCTAACTTTTGACTCATCCCTAGTTACTTATTAGCATACCTGACGAAGTGTATAACTCAAGAACAACATAGTGTTGAGCACCCCACTTGTATTCATGACTAAGCCAAGCGCCAAACCCAGCCTCGGCGTCAGACAATAATACGTTGCAGCAATCATAGTAACCAACGTCTTGATACAATATCCGATAATCAGAATCGCTTGGTAACCAAGATGAACCTTAACATTCTTAATACCATATACATCTGTCATATCACCAACAGCCAAATAGAAGAAAGGAAGAAAACAGTTCTTAATAAACATTTCACTCCTATCTTGAATTATTGTGCCAAGAGGAGGTCCACTTGGTATAACCAACCCAAGAAATGCAACACCTAAAACAGGAGATCCAGCAACAATATCACTTACAAAAGACATAATCAATGCTCCAAGTAATATACCAAGAACATAAACTTCTTTCACAGGTCCACCTTGAGGCATCCTTTTAATAAACCATCTTATAGCTGGTCTCAAAATAAGCATTATAAACCCTACAATCACACATAGTGGCATAACACCTCTGTAAAAACCGCGAATCCCAAACAAGTACGAGATCATTAGGTACATCCAGAAGCACCATGTCACGACCTCATTGGTCATGGACGAGGCCAGTGCAAGCTGCCCCATTTCCGTGGTAAGGAGGTTGAGTTCCTCCAGCATCGGAGCTAGGTTCGTGAACCACGTGGCGGAATGTTCTAGAGAGAATATGTAGACGAGGAAAGGGTTCTTGAATTTTAAGGGATGTAAAAGATCATTAAGGGAAGCTGTGACGAAGAATGAAGATGCAAGGGATGATAGCCCTATAACCCAGACTTTCTTTCCACTTCCTTTGAGCACACCAAAATTGGTTTTGACACTAATCAGGAATACATAATAGATTACACCAATGTAGGCTCCAACGTtgataaattgtacttggcctGGCATATCTGTTACATTCTTGTACCCCTTGTATAATCTTCCTAGTACACTTGGTCCTAGGATTATTCCCGTCTGTAAAGCAATATGAATTCTTGTAAAGAGTCATACCACATCTACAATAATAATTAGCACAAAATTTGTACAACTACTACTACATTGTATAAGTTGGACATTATAAAGGATAACATCTCACTAGTTACAAAACACTCTCAAGAGTCAATGTCTCAGCCTAGTGGTAAAGATTGAAGGTTTATGTATGATATAAGTCATAAGTTTCGAATCCTCTTCCTCTGTTCATGATTTGTTATGCACTTAGAACAAACACTCTCAAGaaacaaaaaccaaaaacaaataaagcacGTACAGTTGTAAACTACTTGTATAAGAATAATTAGACAAATAATGTGTCTGATAGATAGACTCTGCAAAACTAACTCGTATCCTACCATGAATTCAATCACATGTTAATAATTTGACCATAACCGACCCGACCCACCTTGAAATAATTTGACCAAAACTAACTCGTATACTCGTATCCTACCCTTAAGAATAAATGATGTTTCAGCTTAGTGGTTAAGATTGAGTATATCACAAGTTTCAAATCCCCTCCCAATTCGTAATTTGTAATGTACTTAAAATAAACACTCTCGAGAAACAAAAAccaaacaaaaataaagcatGTGAAGTTGTAAACTACTTGTATAAAAACAATTAGGCAAATAATATGTCTGAAAATAGACTCTCCAAAACTAACTCGTACCTTGTCATAAAATTTGACCATAATCGAAATTGATCAGACCCGACCCACTCTAAAACTTACACGACTAATTTATCAATAATAAACTTATTGACAATGGATCCAAACATGACAGAAATTGTTCCAAAACCAAACCAAAGAACTAATCatacataaaaaagaataaaaaaagaagaaattcATACCAGTAAATTACAAACGAATTCAGTTTGTTTAAAAGGCTTGAGAAGACGAAGAAGAGATTGAGAGATGACAAAAAAGAGGGTTAATCGGATGATGGTAAAAGGAAGAACCCTATAAAAAACATCATCTCCATAAAAAATACCTCTCCTTAATGCAAATAAATGCATCAAATGATTCTCACATTGTTTTCTAAAAAGGAATTTCATATTATATGggtccattttttttttcttttgttaataTATGTATTTTTTTATGTTATGGAAGATGATTGAAGAATTACGAGAAATGGAAGAAATTTTGTAAAGGGTAGTGAGAAAAGGGAAATTATGGGAGTTAACATCCttggattaattattttagtttgaGAAATCGTAATTAAATGTTTGAAATATTGTTGAGGTAATAATGAATGTAAATTGTGTGAAATTAGATGTTTTACAAAGAAGAACACAAGGTTGAGAGATCCCAAATTTTAGATGCTTAATGTCCATTTTAGGAGGTAAATAAGGATTCTTGTTTTTATTCTATAAAGAGAGTTGAATCTAACGAATGTATAAAAGTTAAATAAAACTTCATTTTGTAATAAGGCCTAGTGAGTGGTTTAGGCGTATTTGATAGATGGCTTTCATTATATTTTTGGTTTTTACAATTTTAAATGGCATtttacaactttttttttacaccTTATGTGACAATCCTAGACACACCATACCAAGGGGTGTCAATTCGGACAAACGAATCGGATTCGGGTTAAAACGGATTTATTTGGCTGTCGGGTCGGATCCGGTTGGGTTGAAAATTTAACGGATCGACTCGGGTTCGTGTTGGTTGgcacgggttcatatcgggtcggggtCATGTTAGTTCGTGTTAatatcgggtcgggtcatgtcgggttGGTTTGTATACGGGTTTAGTCGGGTCGGATTCATATCGTATCGGGTTTAAACGGGTAGGGTCAAATCGGGTCAGATATATTATAGTCGGGTCAGGTCAGGTCGGTTCGGATTGGACTCATTGGAGCAcgtcgggttgtaaacgggtttAGCCGGGTTGTAACGGTTCATATAATATCAGGTCGGGTCCATATCGGGTCGGTTCGGGTCAATTCGGATACAAATTATAAACAATATCGTgttattactaaaatcacaattttcaatacGTTTATATTATAATATGAATGtcttaattaagaaaaaaaagggagttaactaaattttaaaagtgttaattTTAAGACAAGCGGAGTTAGTGAGTATATATTATATGACTTCGTTTTATCGTAGATAACGATAAACTAATGACTAATACGTAGTACAATTTATCACTTTGTATTCATAAAACATGCGTTTATTGatgaattaataactaataaggtGGTAATTAATAATCGATAATGATGAACTAATACGTAATGAATTTGTAAAGTTTGTAAATAGAAGTTTAACGTATATTCGTATTGGTTTAAACAGCAACGAGACTAACGTGTTTAACAACGAAACTAGACAAACAATTTCAGTTGTTAATGAATTAAGTCGATTCAGTTAAAACAACATAGTTTTTCGATTAGTTCTTTGGTTATAACATATAATAAGATTATAACATATTGAATTAGATCAATAAAAGAGCAAGactaataaaataatacaaattcataaGTTTTATGACATTGTCAAATATAACATTCTACATTTGATTACTTTAATAAGCTAATAACTGATACACAAATTTTTCAGAAAGGTCGATCTACGATAATATATTGTGTGGCGGCCTAAAATAGAAAGGTTATCCGCACCTGTTCTATTCTTTTAGTTACCCTTATTGATGTTATAAGTTTACCTTATTGTAGTTATAAGTTACCTTATTTCCAAGGCTATTAGCTAAAATGGTAGATCAATGTATAATATTGTACATGGTATGGGGCCAAACTCCACGTAGCCTACTACCTATATTACACTGGTGTATTGGTGtatattttcatggttggtgtTGTATTGGTCATAGTTATAACTTGTAACAAGCATATCACTCTTGATTAGGGCACTTCATTGTTTATTGCCAGAGTCGCATTTTTTCAATGGTCAGGGTCACATTTATCCTTGAGTAAGGTAACTTTAGTCCTCGAATAAGGTCACTTATATCTTTGGTCTGGTTCACTTTTGTATTTGGATGTACAGTAAAATACCGTAGATCGGGTGCACAAAAGAATTTTTGTAACTGATAAATTGATGATCATAACTAATTTAAACTAGAACCTACGAAACTATACTATATAAGGATATATATAAATCTACAACGACAAAATCGTGTAATATATTATATAAGTATATAGCTTTGTGAGATTATAGATAAGTTTATATCCATATAATTCTACAAGACTATAACAATACAGTAATATAGCTCTATTGAAAATACATCCGATAAAGAACAATATGTTAAATAAGTTAGATTATAACATGTTTGGTTACTTACTCGGTTGATTAACAACTATTTGAATACTCGGTTGAACAACGCACATTGAATTATTTATCTGGTTTATAAAGGTTCAAGAAGTACAACTTACAAGTTAAATAAGCTTGAAATAGAACGGTTTGAATTAACAGGTTGTAAACAGATTTCGGattgtaaacggttcgggttgaaatagttcgggttgtaaacggtctgGTTAAAAAGTccgggttgaaacagttcggtTTGTGAACGGATTTTTCccgggttgaaacggttcgTATTGAAACAAATCGAGTCATTAACGATTTTCGGATCCATTCGGTTCGGGtagaaacggttcg
This sequence is a window from Spinacia oleracea cultivar Varoflay chromosome 1, BTI_SOV_V1, whole genome shotgun sequence. Protein-coding genes within it:
- the LOC110795149 gene encoding laccase-12, whose translation is MNFTPSKNQTTMVSYMLGLVFFVTFAFSLASANVQYHDFVVQATPVKRLCNTLNAITVNGQYPGPTLEVYEGDTLVVNVVNRAKYNVTIHWHGVRQMRTGWADGPEFVTQCPIRPGGSYTYRFTIRGQEGTLWWHAHSSWLRATVYGAIIIRPREGTPYPFPKPNRETPVILGEWWNRDPVSVIRQATRTGAAPNVSDAYTINGQPGDLYNCSRKDTVVVPIDIGETHLLRVINAALNQELFFSVANHPFTVVGADAGYLKPFTTNVIMLGPGQTTDVLISGNQAPGRYYIAAKPYQSAQGVAFDNTTATAILEYKSLACPPKGVAKPNPVFPPLPAFNSTATVTAFTNKLRSPRKVPVPLDIDENLFFTVGLGLNQCPPGFSSSRCQGPNGTRFAASMNNVSFVLPSNWSLLQAHKLGIPGVFTTDFPAQPPLKFDYTGNVSRALWQPQTGTKLYKMKYGSTVQIVIQGTNIVTGENHPMHIHGYDFYIIAQGFGNFNARTDTKKFNLVDPPMRNTVGVPVNGWAVIRFVADNPGVWLMHCHLDVHITWGLAMAFVVEDGVGELESIETPPADLPIC
- the LOC110795179 gene encoding cation/H(+) antiporter 15, which gives rise to MDPYNMKFLFRKQCENHLMHLFALRRGIFYGDDVFYRVLPFTIIRLTLFFVISQSLLRLLKPFKQTEFVCNLLTGIILGPSVLGRLYKGYKNVTDMPGQVQFINVGAYIGVIYYVFLISVKTNFGVLKGSGKKVWVIGLSSLASSFFVTASLNDLLHPLKFKNPFLVYIFSLEHSATWFTNLAPMLEELNLLTTEMGQLALASSMTNEVVTWCFWMYLMISYLFGIRGFYRGVMPLCVIVGFIMLILRPAIRWFIKRMPQGGPVKEVYVLGILLGALIMSFVSDIVAGSPVLGVAFLGLVIPSGPPLGTIIQDRSEMFIKNCFLPFFYLAVGDMTDVYGIKNVKVHLGYQAILIIGYCIKTLVTMIAATYYCLTPRLGLALGLVMNTSGVLNTMLFLSYTLRQTMYSNQASHLVLNSLAVTAFVTPLAYYLHKKRPVISCNSVEGLDLSFLAELEVPKLQLQILACIDSEEEVAGIITLLNATHPTESDPVSVYVVHLTELVGQAAPVLMVHGQHQRICDYNGCVRITSALNSFSENSKGVSLQLLTMITPFKSIPEGMRFLAQEKMIPLVIVPFNYKSHSELAKTASSELNRKLQLQMRCTIGILVHRDKANKQKSSQDEFSYRVAVIFFGGEDDRETLAYATRMSKHPRVSITLIRIVVNEFRHVDKDDKALDKTRVNLFKTRFTSRTRPHVFQEIYVDDWLQALDVVRSFDNNYDLVMVGRRHSETNADEEELSVLCEKPELGLIGEIFVSNEHHWGNSSVLVMQHCRYVGREDRKSRFV